Proteins from a single region of Punica granatum isolate Tunisia-2019 chromosome 8, ASM765513v2, whole genome shotgun sequence:
- the LOC116187517 gene encoding protein STRICTOSIDINE SYNTHASE-LIKE 12-like → MGNMHPIFLVSFLVVQLLWLPIGSIGQPQGGAVPVTRLQLPLGASFPDTTAFNQAGRGPFTGISDGRILEYVNSSVGYVEFAIASPKRPKIICNGSITNPILQPICGRPLGLAFNHRTGQLFVVDTALGLAVVSPDGGNGTLLVTSAGGVGFKFLNGVDIDQDSEVVYFTDTSSKFTLSDIIKVLLTRDKTGRLLSYNPRTNESRVLLTGLAGPNGVAVSRDGSFLLFTEMVTNTIRRFWVTGPKANTTELFAQVEGLPDNIRINARGEVWVATTVNALLPTAVPVGLKFSEEGVLQQNTTFDIKFGSSLLLSDVNTFEGKFYLGLTTQTFLGRANISNSF, encoded by the exons ATGGGAAATAtgcaccccatatttcttgtTTCCTTCTTGGTCGTACAGTTGCTATGGCTTCCAATTGGTTCCATCGGCCAACCTCAGGGTGGTGCCGTGCCCGTGACTCGGCTCCAGCTTCCACTCGGAGCTTCCTTCCCTGACACCACAGCCTTTAATCAGGCAGGCAGAGGACCTTTCACGGGAATCTCAGACGGCAGAATCCTCGAATACGTCAACAGCAGTGTGGGCTACGTGGAATTTGCCATCGCCTCACCTAAACG GCCCAAAATCATTTGTAATGGCTCAATAACGAACCCCATACTCCAACCTATATGTGGCCGACCGCTCGGCTTAGCATTCAACCACAGGACAGGGCAGCTCTTTGTAGTCGATACAGCTTTGGGACTTGCAGTTGTGAGCCCTGATGGTGGGAACGGGACCTTGCTGGTTACCTCTGCCGGAGGTGTTGGATTTAAGTTCCTCAATGGTGTGGACATTGATCAGGACTCGGAAGTGGTTTACTTCACCGACACTAGCTCCAAATTCACATTGAG CGATATAATTAAGGTTCTTCTTACTAGAGACAAGACAGGGAGGTTGCTAAGTTATAACCCCAGAACCAACGAATCGAGAGTTCTGCTAACAGGACTGGCTGGACCTAATGGAGTGGCAGTGAGCAGGGATGGGAGCTTCCTCCTCTTCACAGAGATGGTCACCAACACGATCCGACGTTTCTGGGTCACAGGCCCCAAAGCCAACACAACAGAACTTTTTGCCCAAGTCGAAGGACTACCAGATAACATTAGAATAAATGCGAGAGGAGAGGTTTGGGTGGCCACTACTGTTAATGCTCTCCTACCAACTGCAGTTCCGGTAGGCCTAAAGTTCAGTGAAGAAGGTGTGCTCCAGCAGAATACGACATTTGACATCAAATTTGGTTCTTCTCTGTTACTTAGTGATGTCAATACATTCGAAGGTAAGTTTTATCTGGGTCTTACAACCCAAACGTTCCTTGGAAGGGCCAATATCTCTAATAGCTTCTAA
- the LOC116216042 gene encoding ASC1-like protein 1 has translation MMTVDWDSESYPAVSDFTALPLFALYFPVLRLLLDKFVFEGLARRLIFGKNHAKLDLEAVHRRKKIIKFRESAWKCLYFFSAEILNVYLCYSEPWFTNTKYFWVGPEDQIWPDQKMKLKLKGLYMYAAGFYTYSIFALIFWETRRSDMLVTMAHHVSTVLLLVLSYMFRFARVGAVVLALHDVTDVFMEVAKMSKYSGYQRVADTFFILFGVCWTLFRTFCYPIWVLRSTSYEVLLTLDMEKHKVDGTIYYYIFNTLLFFLLIIDMYWWVLLCRMVVKLIQTGHVNDDVRSDSESDEDHED, from the exons ATGATGACGGTCGACTGGGATTCCGAGTCTTACCCAGCAGTCAGCGACTTCACAGCCCTCCCACTCTTTGCCCTGTACTTCCCGGTTCTTCGTCTTCTCCTCGACAAATTCGTCTTCGAG GGATTGGCGAGGCGGCTGATTTTCGGGAAGAATCATGCCAAGCTGGACCTCGAGGCGGTTCATAGGAGGAAGAAGATCATTAAGTTTAGGGAGTCGGCGTGGAAATGCCTCTATTTTTTCTCTGCGGAGATCTTGAATGTTTATCTTTGTTACAGCGAGCCATGGTTCACTAATACGAAGTACTTCTGGGTGGGACCGGAAGATCAGATTTGGCCCGATCAGAAGATGAA ATTGAAGTTGAAGGGTCTCTACATGTATGCTGCTGGGTTTTACACGTATTCCATATTTGCCTTGATTTTCTGGGAAACAAGGCGATCGGACATGCTTGTCACGATGGCCCATCATGTATCAACTGTCCTTCTCCTCGTCTTGTCCTACATGTTCAG ATTCGCTCGTGTTGGAGCAGTTGTCTTAGCCCTCCACGATGTGACTGATGTTTTCATGGAAGTGGCAAAGATGTCGAAGTATAGTGGCTATCAACGGGTCGCTGACACTTTCTTTATCCTTTTTGGAGTCTGTTGGACTCTGTTCCGCACTTTCTGCTATCCCATTTGGGTTCTCCGTAGCACAAG TTACGAGGTTCTTCTGACTTTGGATATGGAGAAGCACAAGGTGGATGGAACTATATACTATTACATCTTCAACACGCTTCTGTTCTTCTTGCTGATCATTGATATGTACTGGTGGGTGTTGTTATGTCGGATGGTCGTGAAACTGATCCAAACCGGCCACGTCAATGATGATGTTCGATCAG ATTCAGAAAGTGATGAAGATCACGAGGATTAA